In a genomic window of Nodosilinea sp. E11:
- a CDS encoding iron-containing alcohol dehydrogenase translates to MASTLHTYNFPTRIRFSPGARHELAAELTALGIQRVLIVTDKDIAQLPWFPELETALVGFGAVTFSGVWGNPVVSQVNAGIEAWKASGADGIVAIGGGAPMDVAKAIALMAHHPGHLFDYEDGNSTRPIDQPIPPIVAIPTTAGTGSEVGRSAVISDDDTHAKKIVFDPQLLPRVVLADPELLLGLPAKITAATGMDALTHLIEAFLAKGFNPLCDGIALEGIHLVAENLWACVEFAQRSRDGETFDEATAASHLAARGGMLNASMMGAIAFQKGLGVTHSCAHALSTVYDTHHGLANGIMLPAAMRFNLAAAPEQFLRMARVVKPTAMDGQEFVDWIVALSESIGIPASLGALGVEPDGLEPLVAVAIKDGCHPLNPRPVTEDDFYAIYRDAF, encoded by the coding sequence ATGGCTTCTACCCTTCACACTTACAACTTCCCCACCCGCATTCGCTTTAGCCCAGGGGCACGGCACGAACTCGCCGCCGAACTCACCGCCCTGGGAATCCAAAGAGTTCTGATTGTCACCGATAAGGATATTGCCCAACTGCCCTGGTTTCCCGAGTTAGAGACTGCTCTGGTGGGTTTCGGAGCCGTTACGTTTAGCGGCGTCTGGGGCAACCCAGTAGTTTCCCAAGTCAATGCAGGAATTGAGGCCTGGAAAGCCAGCGGAGCCGATGGCATTGTTGCTATTGGCGGCGGCGCACCGATGGATGTGGCCAAGGCGATCGCCCTCATGGCCCACCATCCCGGTCATCTGTTCGACTACGAAGACGGCAATAGCACCCGCCCGATCGATCAACCGATTCCGCCTATTGTGGCTATCCCTACCACGGCGGGCACCGGCAGCGAAGTGGGCCGCAGCGCGGTGATTTCTGACGATGACACCCACGCCAAAAAGATTGTGTTCGACCCGCAGCTCTTGCCAAGGGTGGTGCTGGCCGACCCCGAGCTATTGCTGGGCCTGCCCGCCAAAATTACCGCTGCGACGGGTATGGATGCGCTGACCCACCTGATTGAGGCGTTTTTGGCTAAGGGGTTTAACCCGCTGTGCGATGGCATTGCCTTGGAGGGCATTCACCTGGTAGCGGAGAATCTCTGGGCCTGTGTGGAGTTTGCCCAGCGATCGCGCGATGGCGAAACCTTTGACGAGGCGACGGCGGCATCGCACTTGGCGGCTCGGGGAGGAATGTTGAATGCGTCGATGATGGGGGCGATCGCATTTCAAAAGGGGCTTGGCGTCACCCATTCCTGTGCCCACGCACTGTCTACGGTGTATGACACGCACCACGGCTTGGCCAACGGCATTATGCTGCCGGCGGCGATGCGGTTTAATCTCGCCGCTGCCCCTGAGCAATTCTTGAGAATGGCCAGGGTTGTGAAGCCAACAGCTATGGATGGTCAGGAGTTTGTGGATTGGATTGTGGCGCTATCGGAATCCATTGGCATCCCGGCTTCGCTGGGGGCTTTGGGGGTGGAGCCCGATGGGTTGGAGCCGCTGGTGGCGGTGGCGATCAAGGATGGCTGTCATCCGCTGAATCCTAGACCCGTTACAGAGGATGATTTCTACGCCATTTACCGAGACGCCTTTTGA
- a CDS encoding Rieske 2Fe-2S domain-containing protein, translating to MVAVNDIYLLRNIWYHAMPSHALKRGKMVAKTLLNEPILFGRTEQGKAFAIRDICPHRAVPLSCGRFDGTEVECCYHGWRFNENGQCTEIPSLMPEQQMDLSRFDVRNYEVKEVQGNVWVYIVDPANPQPPRFDIPRVPGFDDEVKPQVTYTMRFPCYLDHAVVGLMDPAHSPFVHRSWWWRGATLNDEIKWFDPSTYGFTMRKHRMGESMGYGYWLIGGVPDNEIIFYLPGVRTEETTTAKHRVVNLTTVTPLTDDQTDVTFQLYWDLPWGGLLKPILPTLIRSFLGQDRDVVIKQQEGLKHETVLRLIKDSDTLARWYYQLKKEYQRSQAEDREFVTPVKTQLLKWRA from the coding sequence GTGGTTGCCGTCAACGACATCTACCTGCTACGCAACATCTGGTACCATGCCATGCCCAGCCACGCGCTCAAGCGGGGCAAGATGGTGGCCAAAACCTTGCTCAACGAGCCGATTTTGTTTGGCCGCACCGAGCAGGGTAAAGCCTTTGCCATTCGCGATATTTGCCCCCACCGGGCGGTGCCCCTCAGCTGCGGTCGCTTCGACGGCACCGAGGTCGAGTGCTGCTACCACGGCTGGCGGTTTAACGAAAATGGCCAGTGCACTGAAATTCCTTCCCTGATGCCCGAGCAGCAGATGGATCTCAGCCGCTTTGATGTGCGGAATTATGAGGTTAAAGAGGTGCAGGGCAATGTGTGGGTCTATATCGTTGACCCTGCCAACCCCCAGCCTCCCCGCTTCGACATTCCCCGTGTACCGGGCTTTGACGACGAGGTAAAGCCCCAGGTTACCTACACCATGCGTTTCCCCTGCTACCTCGACCACGCCGTAGTCGGGCTGATGGATCCGGCCCATTCACCTTTTGTGCATCGCTCCTGGTGGTGGCGTGGGGCCACCCTCAACGACGAAATTAAGTGGTTTGACCCTTCCACCTACGGCTTTACCATGCGTAAGCACCGTATGGGCGAAAGTATGGGCTATGGCTATTGGCTGATCGGCGGCGTACCCGACAACGAAATTATCTTTTACTTGCCCGGCGTGCGTACCGAAGAAACCACCACCGCCAAGCACCGGGTGGTAAACCTCACTACTGTAACGCCGCTCACCGATGACCAAACCGACGTCACCTTTCAGCTGTACTGGGATTTGCCCTGGGGTGGTCTCCTTAAACCCATTCTGCCAACCCTGATTCGCTCATTCTTGGGCCAGGATCGCGATGTTGTGATCAAACAGCAGGAGGGGCTCAAGCACGAAACGGTGCTGCGGCTGATCAAAGATTCTGACACCTTGGCCCGCTGGTACTACCAGCTCAAAAAAGAGTACCAGCGCTCCCAAGCCGAAGACCGCGAGTTTGTGACTCCGGTCAAAACGCAGCTGCTCAAGTGGCGAGCCTAG
- the glnT gene encoding type III glutamate--ammonia ligase, with protein MVGMLTQVQSLAERAKALGIKFFLVSYTDLLGGTRAKLVPASQIASVEKDGAFFSSFASNLGLGPEAAEIAVVPDPNSLIQLPWEPSVGWLASDIYFEGAPFPAAPRMILNRVLDQAAALGYTYKTGVEAEFFLLRQTEQGYEIADPKDTAERPCYDQLNLMRQFDLISTIVTYMEDLGWGPYQCDHEDANGQFELNWAYSDARTTCDRHVFFKYMVKTLAEQRGFVATFMPKPFSHITGNGGHVHNSLWQGDTNAFAEGADSGGLSPLGYNFLGGVLAHGQGLAALCAPTCNSYRRLGASTTASGSTWSPRYISYGGNNRSHLIRIPDVGRFECRMIDGAVNLYLASAGILAAGLEGIKQQTDPGQRIDENLFARGDEFPDLKTLPHNLYEAIEALKQDTLLMATLGELGAKTFLEMKAKEWNAFNAQVTAWEMNQYVNI; from the coding sequence ATGGTCGGCATGTTAACCCAGGTACAAAGCCTGGCGGAAAGGGCCAAGGCCCTCGGCATCAAGTTTTTTCTGGTCTCCTATACCGATTTGCTGGGGGGCACGCGAGCCAAGCTGGTGCCTGCCTCGCAGATTGCCTCGGTGGAGAAAGATGGCGCGTTTTTTTCCTCCTTTGCCTCGAACTTGGGGCTGGGGCCAGAGGCAGCAGAAATTGCCGTAGTGCCCGACCCCAACTCCCTAATTCAGCTGCCTTGGGAGCCGTCGGTAGGCTGGCTAGCCAGCGACATTTACTTTGAGGGCGCACCCTTCCCCGCCGCGCCACGAATGATCCTCAACCGGGTGTTAGACCAGGCGGCGGCCCTGGGCTACACCTACAAAACCGGGGTTGAGGCCGAGTTCTTTTTGCTCAGGCAGACTGAGCAAGGCTATGAAATCGCCGACCCCAAAGACACCGCCGAGCGCCCCTGCTACGACCAGCTCAACCTGATGCGCCAGTTTGATCTGATCTCCACCATCGTCACCTACATGGAGGACTTGGGCTGGGGGCCGTACCAGTGCGACCACGAAGATGCCAATGGCCAGTTTGAGCTGAACTGGGCCTACAGCGATGCCAGAACGACCTGCGATCGCCACGTGTTCTTTAAGTACATGGTCAAAACCCTGGCCGAGCAGCGGGGCTTTGTCGCCACGTTTATGCCTAAACCCTTTAGCCACATCACCGGCAACGGCGGCCACGTGCACAACAGCCTGTGGCAAGGCGACACCAACGCCTTCGCCGAAGGTGCCGACAGCGGTGGCCTGTCCCCCCTGGGCTATAACTTTTTGGGTGGCGTGCTGGCCCATGGCCAAGGTCTCGCCGCCCTCTGCGCCCCCACCTGCAACTCCTACCGCCGCCTGGGGGCCAGCACCACCGCCAGCGGCAGCACCTGGAGCCCGCGCTACATCTCCTACGGCGGCAACAACCGCTCCCACCTGATCCGCATCCCCGATGTGGGCCGGTTTGAGTGCCGCATGATCGATGGTGCGGTGAATCTGTATTTGGCCAGCGCTGGCATTTTGGCGGCTGGTTTAGAGGGTATCAAGCAGCAGACTGACCCCGGCCAGCGCATCGACGAAAACCTCTTTGCTCGCGGCGACGAGTTTCCCGACTTGAAAACTCTGCCCCACAACCTCTATGAGGCCATAGAAGCCCTGAAGCAGGACACCCTGCTGATGGCAACCCTGGGCGAACTCGGAGCCAAAACCTTCCTCGAAATGAAAGCCAAGGAGTGGAACGCCTTCAACGCCCAGGTCACGGCCTGGGAAATGAACCAGTACGTGAATATTTAG
- a CDS encoding aldehyde dehydrogenase family protein produces the protein MANLLSIINPATEALIQEMPVDDKAAVAEKYARARAAQPGWAALPLADRIKPILRFRELLVERVDALAALLTSETGKPITQARNEILAVPGRIDFFVENADRVLSLERVYAEPAGALPGMGSLEEVIGHDPLGVIANISAWNYPYFVGGNVFIPALLMGNAVLYKPSEFATLTGGAIADLLHASGIPQDIFIPVIGSGLTGAALLEQPIDGVFFTGSYATGQKIAIATAPKLIRTQLELGGKDPAYVCADANGAVAAAALADGAFYNNGQSCCAVERIYVHTEVYDEFFEAFLATVRGFKLGDPTDSDTYLGPVSRKPQLSVLAEQVTDALAKGATLCCGGQTLDRPGWYFAPTVLTEVNHTMTVMQEETFGPVIGIQRVASDAEAVALMQDTPYGLTAAVYGTERDRAVDILRQIKTGSAYWNCCDRVSPRLPWSGRGHSGLGTTLSQAGLYTFLQPRAWHLRAG, from the coding sequence ATGGCCAACCTACTCTCGATCATCAACCCCGCCACTGAGGCATTGATTCAAGAAATGCCGGTAGATGATAAAGCCGCCGTCGCCGAAAAATATGCCCGAGCACGGGCGGCTCAACCGGGGTGGGCGGCGCTGCCTCTGGCCGATCGCATCAAGCCCATCCTGCGGTTTCGAGAGCTGCTGGTGGAGCGGGTGGATGCTCTCGCGGCACTGCTAACCTCAGAAACCGGCAAGCCGATTACCCAGGCCCGCAACGAAATTCTGGCGGTGCCGGGGCGGATCGATTTCTTTGTGGAGAATGCCGATCGCGTGCTGTCCCTAGAGCGGGTTTATGCAGAGCCAGCGGGTGCTCTACCGGGAATGGGGTCATTGGAGGAGGTGATCGGCCACGACCCCTTGGGGGTAATCGCCAACATTTCGGCCTGGAACTATCCCTACTTTGTGGGGGGCAATGTCTTCATTCCGGCGCTGCTGATGGGCAATGCGGTGCTGTATAAGCCGTCGGAGTTTGCCACGTTGACCGGAGGGGCGATCGCAGATCTGCTCCACGCATCCGGCATTCCCCAGGACATTTTCATCCCTGTAATTGGCTCAGGGCTAACGGGGGCGGCGCTGCTGGAGCAACCGATCGATGGTGTGTTCTTTACGGGCTCCTACGCCACAGGGCAAAAGATTGCGATCGCCACGGCTCCCAAATTAATTCGTACCCAGCTAGAACTGGGGGGCAAAGACCCAGCCTACGTCTGCGCCGATGCAAACGGGGCGGTGGCGGCGGCGGCGCTGGCAGATGGCGCATTCTACAACAATGGCCAGAGCTGCTGTGCGGTAGAGCGCATCTACGTTCACACCGAAGTCTATGACGAGTTTTTTGAGGCATTTCTGGCAACGGTACGAGGGTTTAAGCTGGGCGACCCCACCGATTCAGACACCTATCTTGGCCCGGTGAGCCGCAAGCCGCAGCTCAGCGTCTTGGCAGAACAGGTCACAGATGCCCTGGCGAAAGGAGCCACGCTGTGCTGCGGTGGGCAAACCCTCGATCGCCCCGGTTGGTACTTTGCCCCCACGGTGCTCACCGAGGTCAACCACACCATGACTGTGATGCAAGAAGAAACCTTTGGCCCAGTAATTGGCATACAGCGGGTGGCCAGCGATGCAGAAGCCGTGGCGCTGATGCAAGATACGCCCTACGGGCTGACGGCGGCAGTGTATGGGACGGAGCGTGATCGGGCCGTGGACATTCTGCGCCAGATCAAAACTGGGAGCGCGTATTGGAACTGCTGCGATCGCGTCAGCCCTCGCCTGCCCTGGAGCGGTCGTGGCCACTCGGGCCTGGGGACCACCCTTTCACAGGCAGGCCTTTATACGTTTTTGCAGCCCCGCGCCTGGCACCTGCGGGCAGGTTAG
- a CDS encoding YkvA family protein, with the protein MSSPVQSFYTWYKTTLENPKYRWLMVGATLLYLLSPIDVLPDFIPILGLVDDAVVASMFVGALSQIVLSGLTNKKQSGLRADAPDAANTTVDVDFN; encoded by the coding sequence ATGAGTTCCCCCGTACAATCTTTCTACACCTGGTACAAAACCACCCTCGAAAATCCAAAATATCGCTGGCTGATGGTAGGGGCAACGCTGTTGTACCTACTCAGCCCCATTGACGTGCTCCCCGACTTTATCCCCATCTTGGGGTTGGTGGATGATGCCGTGGTGGCTTCGATGTTTGTGGGTGCCCTGTCGCAGATTGTGCTGTCGGGGTTGACCAACAAAAAGCAGTCGGGTCTGCGGGCCGACGCCCCCGATGCCGCCAATACCACTGTCGATGTGGATTTTAACTAG
- a CDS encoding SUMF1/EgtB/PvdO family nonheme iron enzyme, producing MTEQKYDVFLCHNSEDKHLVIQIAKQLKERGLKPWLDEWELKPGTVWQIALEHQIETISSAVVFVGQRGIGPWQREEILAFLQEFKSTERPVIPAILANARSQPKLPIFLRNRHWVDFRKENPDPLSQLIWGITGRKQPLNKTEKNKNDSNAREKASLSLSKKSEIRSSKIQYIELKPGNGLPALLKGKDNIQTRVSQIRFFVQEMGGGIELEMILIPKEDLLSVEGMRIESFFMSKYPITQAQWKAASCLPKIDITLSSLPSKFKGEKNPVESISWHEAIEFCKRLSFLSGISYRLPSESEWEYACRAGTTSKFHFGNSVSKKFANFLGDNDSCSGRSPTPVDFFPYPNSFGLYDMHGNVYEWCLDNWRNKPSLSTEPFDLQENLLTESIRVIRGGSWRDLSSGCHSSHRQRKKSISKEDFVGFRIVASDQL from the coding sequence ATGACGGAACAGAAATATGATGTTTTCCTGTGCCATAACAGTGAGGACAAGCATCTTGTTATTCAAATTGCCAAGCAGCTTAAGGAAAGAGGACTAAAACCATGGTTAGATGAATGGGAACTAAAGCCAGGTACAGTTTGGCAAATTGCTCTAGAGCACCAAATTGAGACCATCAGTTCTGCAGTAGTCTTTGTAGGTCAGCGGGGAATTGGACCGTGGCAAAGAGAAGAGATCTTAGCGTTTCTCCAAGAATTCAAAAGCACTGAACGACCAGTTATTCCTGCAATTTTAGCTAATGCTAGAAGCCAACCAAAGCTTCCTATATTCTTGCGAAATCGCCATTGGGTAGACTTTCGGAAAGAGAATCCCGATCCATTGTCCCAATTAATTTGGGGGATTACTGGCCGAAAGCAGCCTCTAAACAAAACTGAGAAAAATAAAAATGATTCAAATGCCAGAGAAAAAGCTTCACTCAGCTTGTCTAAGAAAAGCGAAATTCGTTCATCCAAAATTCAATATATTGAACTCAAGCCTGGCAATGGCTTGCCAGCTTTATTGAAGGGCAAAGATAATATCCAGACAAGGGTGAGTCAGATAAGATTTTTTGTTCAAGAGATGGGAGGAGGAATTGAATTGGAAATGATCCTAATTCCCAAGGAAGATCTTTTGAGTGTAGAGGGCATGAGAATTGAATCATTTTTCATGAGCAAATATCCAATCACTCAAGCGCAATGGAAAGCTGCCTCATGCCTACCGAAAATCGACATTACCTTAAGTTCCTTGCCTTCTAAGTTTAAGGGGGAAAAGAATCCAGTTGAATCCATTTCCTGGCATGAGGCAATAGAATTTTGTAAGCGACTCTCATTCTTGTCTGGCATCTCTTACAGATTGCCATCAGAATCGGAGTGGGAATACGCATGCCGTGCAGGAACAACTTCTAAATTTCATTTCGGTAACTCCGTTAGTAAAAAATTCGCCAATTTCCTGGGAGATAATGACTCTTGTTCTGGAAGAAGTCCAACTCCTGTAGATTTCTTCCCCTATCCCAACTCATTTGGCCTATACGATATGCATGGAAATGTTTATGAGTGGTGCTTAGATAACTGGCGTAACAAGCCGAGTCTTTCCACAGAACCCTTTGATTTACAGGAGAATCTTTTAACAGAAAGTATTCGCGTGATCAGAGGTGGGTCATGGCGAGATTTATCTTCAGGATGTCACTCATCTCACAGGCAGAGAAAAAAGTCAATTTCAAAAGAAGACTTTGTCGGATTTCGAATAGTAGCTTCAGATCAGCTTTAG
- the ftsH4 gene encoding ATP-dependent zinc metalloprotease FtsH4 has translation MPVNKNPQPPRSRQIANIVLWAATGLLLLNIVFSGFGSQTAREPYSMFIHRIDEQEVVRASVGQNEIRYQVKDPTTGEPGDIYTTTPIFDLQLPQRLEDNGVEFAAVPPPKGQWFGSLLSWVIPPLIFIGVWRFFLARGGGGPQGALSIGKSKAKVYVEGDAGKITFDDVAGVEEAKTELVEVVDFLKTPKRFTDLGAKIPKGVLLVGPPGTGKTLMAKAVAGEAGVPFFSISGSEFVELFVGVGSSRVRDLFDQAKKQSPCIVFIDELDAIGKSRSSNGMYGGNDEREQTLNQLLTEMDGFEAGDTTVIVLAATNRPETLDPALLRPGRFDRQVLVDRPDLKGREAILKIHAKDVKLADTVDLKSTATRTPGFAGADLANLVNEAALLAARRGSTMVEQEDFGEAIERVVAGLEKKSRVLNDKEKKIVAYHEVGHALVGAMMPGTDEVEKISIVPRGMAALGYTLQLPTEDRFLRDEAELKGQIATLLGGRSAEEIIFGSITTGASNDLQRATDLAEQMVTTYGMSQVLGPLAYDRAQRNAFLDGGMPNARRPISEETAKAIDEEVKSIVEEGHQRALDILKQNRELLETLAQQLLEDEVIEGPPLREQLKQVQDPQLVG, from the coding sequence ATGCCTGTTAATAAAAATCCTCAGCCGCCGCGATCGCGGCAAATCGCCAACATCGTCCTCTGGGCCGCCACTGGTTTATTGCTGCTCAACATTGTCTTTTCGGGCTTCGGTAGCCAAACCGCCCGCGAACCCTACAGTATGTTCATCCACCGCATCGACGAGCAAGAAGTCGTGCGGGCCTCGGTGGGGCAAAACGAGATTCGCTACCAGGTCAAAGACCCCACCACGGGCGAACCGGGCGATATCTATACCACCACCCCAATTTTCGACCTACAACTGCCCCAGCGGCTAGAAGACAACGGTGTCGAGTTTGCCGCCGTGCCGCCGCCCAAAGGTCAGTGGTTTGGCAGTTTGCTCAGCTGGGTGATTCCGCCGCTGATCTTCATTGGCGTCTGGCGATTCTTTTTGGCTCGCGGTGGTGGCGGTCCTCAGGGGGCGCTCTCCATCGGTAAGAGCAAGGCTAAGGTCTATGTCGAAGGTGACGCCGGTAAGATCACCTTTGATGATGTAGCCGGGGTTGAAGAGGCCAAAACCGAGCTAGTAGAAGTCGTTGACTTTCTGAAAACCCCTAAGCGTTTTACTGATCTGGGAGCCAAAATTCCCAAAGGCGTGCTGCTGGTCGGCCCTCCCGGTACCGGTAAAACCCTGATGGCCAAAGCCGTAGCTGGTGAGGCGGGAGTTCCTTTCTTCAGCATTTCCGGTTCAGAATTTGTCGAGCTGTTTGTCGGCGTCGGCTCTTCCCGCGTGCGCGATCTATTTGATCAAGCCAAGAAACAGTCGCCCTGTATTGTCTTTATTGATGAGCTAGATGCGATCGGCAAATCGCGCTCCTCCAACGGCATGTACGGTGGCAACGACGAGCGCGAGCAGACCCTCAACCAGCTGCTCACCGAAATGGACGGCTTTGAGGCGGGCGACACTACGGTGATCGTCCTGGCTGCCACCAACCGGCCCGAAACCCTCGACCCCGCCCTGCTGCGTCCCGGTCGTTTCGATCGCCAGGTCCTGGTCGATCGCCCCGATCTCAAGGGTCGTGAAGCCATTCTCAAAATCCACGCCAAAGATGTCAAGCTGGCCGACACCGTCGATCTCAAATCTACGGCTACTCGCACCCCCGGTTTTGCCGGCGCTGACCTGGCTAACCTGGTGAACGAGGCTGCCCTGCTAGCCGCTCGCCGTGGCAGCACCATGGTCGAGCAAGAAGACTTTGGCGAAGCGATCGAGCGTGTGGTCGCCGGTCTAGAGAAAAAGAGCCGCGTGCTTAACGACAAAGAGAAGAAAATTGTCGCTTACCACGAAGTTGGCCACGCCCTAGTGGGCGCAATGATGCCCGGCACTGACGAAGTTGAAAAGATCTCCATCGTGCCGCGCGGTATGGCGGCTCTGGGCTACACCCTGCAACTACCTACCGAAGATCGCTTCCTGCGCGATGAGGCCGAGCTCAAGGGGCAAATTGCCACCCTGCTAGGCGGGCGCTCCGCCGAAGAGATCATCTTCGGCAGCATCACCACTGGCGCATCGAATGACCTGCAACGGGCTACCGACCTGGCCGAGCAAATGGTCACCACCTACGGCATGAGCCAGGTGCTGGGTCCCCTCGCCTACGATCGCGCCCAGCGCAATGCCTTCCTCGACGGTGGCATGCCCAACGCTCGCCGCCCCATTAGCGAGGAGACCGCCAAGGCGATCGACGAAGAGGTTAAGTCCATCGTTGAAGAAGGCCACCAACGCGCTCTCGACATTCTCAAGCAGAACCGTGAATTGCTAGAAACCCTAGCTCAGCAGCTGCTAGAGGACGAGGTGATCGAAGGCCCACCCCTGCGGGAACAGCTCAAGCAAGTGCAAGACCCCCAGCTAGTGGGTTAA
- a CDS encoding septal ring lytic transglycosylase RlpA family protein, whose product MTLQPANPYAAAHLQRQSTVDLSASSPYTPRHLQALANQPLTLQPQLTWPATATVDWQHWSATAAVAVVDRDHTAHASSGVTEVVRTANVCGGYHVALSSDVSSDVALSSDAEGFTIQVKNVVIGRVTSRPVADAIAQQLRQAIPVLEASPSSLMPSLSQHHAAAQVDGKTVLTLVSPDQTAATTEGKPLALQAAQWVNNLRLAFGAAPLDTSQMQMAAHGLGETHQTFGGIASWYGPYFHGRQTATGETFNQHDLTAAHKTLPFGTHLKVRNQLNGKTVVVRINDRGPYIEERSLDLSYAAAQCLGGDEVGVIPYQATILAPGYPHAWRENVVATRP is encoded by the coding sequence GTGACGTTGCAACCGGCTAACCCCTACGCAGCAGCACACCTACAACGCCAATCTACGGTAGATCTAAGCGCTTCATCCCCCTATACTCCTCGCCACCTACAGGCTTTGGCGAACCAGCCCCTGACACTGCAACCCCAGCTCACCTGGCCGGCTACCGCTACTGTAGACTGGCAGCACTGGAGTGCAACTGCCGCCGTTGCCGTAGTTGATCGCGACCACACGGCCCACGCCAGTAGCGGTGTAACGGAGGTTGTCCGCACTGCCAATGTTTGTGGTGGCTATCATGTCGCCCTATCTAGCGATGTCTCCTCTGATGTCGCCCTATCTAGTGACGCAGAAGGGTTCACCATTCAAGTCAAAAATGTAGTCATTGGCCGAGTCACGTCTCGCCCTGTCGCAGATGCCATTGCCCAGCAGCTTCGCCAAGCAATCCCCGTTTTAGAAGCCAGCCCCAGCAGTTTGATGCCTAGCCTGAGCCAGCACCACGCCGCTGCCCAAGTAGACGGTAAAACCGTATTGACGCTAGTTAGCCCCGATCAAACGGCAGCAACCACAGAGGGTAAGCCGCTTGCTCTCCAGGCCGCTCAGTGGGTAAACAACCTGCGTTTGGCCTTTGGGGCTGCTCCCTTAGATACGAGTCAGATGCAGATGGCCGCCCACGGCTTAGGCGAAACCCATCAGACCTTCGGTGGCATAGCATCGTGGTACGGGCCGTATTTTCATGGTCGGCAAACGGCTACCGGCGAGACCTTTAATCAACATGATCTAACAGCCGCCCATAAAACCTTGCCCTTTGGCACTCATCTTAAGGTGCGTAACCAACTCAACGGCAAAACAGTAGTCGTGCGCATTAACGATCGCGGTCCTTACATTGAGGAGCGATCGCTCGATCTCTCCTACGCTGCCGCCCAATGCCTGGGAGGCGATGAAGTGGGCGTCATCCCTTACCAGGCGACGATCTTGGCCCCCGGATATCCCCACGCCTGGCGGGAAAACGTAGTAGCGACACGGCCTTAG
- a CDS encoding glycine zipper family protein, with protein MKSDRDLNNKNSKRNSDANPDPITGQPGAHPVGTGVGAAGAGAIGTAVGGLVAGPVGAVVGAAVGAVAGGLAGKNVAETIDPTVEDNYWRTNYKTRSYVEPNRSYDDYSPAYRTGYEGYGNYSQQGLTYDDAEPRLREDYERQYSGSSLGWDQARHASRDAWTRLDTNTSRYQTEDNYWRTNFSARPYRETDYSYDDYSPAYRTGYEGYSTYAGQGMTFSQAEPHLRQDYERRNSNGPLGWEKAKHAVQDAWDRVESTFTDDANDNRRVDTDRRSVSDRTISGDRTIDSPRRSDASTRDRL; from the coding sequence ATGAAAAGCGATAGAGACCTTAATAATAAGAACTCAAAACGCAATTCTGATGCCAATCCTGACCCCATCACTGGCCAGCCTGGTGCCCATCCTGTCGGCACTGGAGTTGGAGCCGCTGGGGCTGGAGCGATCGGCACGGCAGTGGGTGGCTTAGTAGCTGGCCCAGTCGGTGCCGTTGTAGGAGCAGCCGTGGGCGCAGTGGCTGGCGGGTTAGCGGGTAAAAACGTGGCCGAGACTATCGACCCTACTGTGGAAGATAACTACTGGCGGACCAACTACAAAACCCGGTCTTACGTAGAGCCGAATCGCAGCTATGACGACTACAGCCCAGCCTACCGCACCGGCTACGAAGGCTATGGCAACTACTCCCAGCAGGGGCTAACCTACGACGACGCTGAACCTCGGCTCAGAGAAGACTACGAACGCCAGTACAGCGGCAGTTCGTTGGGTTGGGACCAAGCTCGTCATGCCAGCCGCGATGCCTGGACCCGTCTAGACACCAATACCTCCCGGTACCAGACTGAAGATAATTACTGGCGCACTAATTTCTCGGCTCGCCCCTACCGCGAGACCGACTATAGCTATGACGACTACAGCCCGGCCTATCGCACTGGCTACGAAGGGTACTCTACCTATGCCGGACAGGGCATGACCTTCAGCCAGGCTGAGCCTCACCTGCGTCAAGACTACGAACGCCGCAACAGCAATGGCCCTCTGGGTTGGGAAAAAGCCAAGCACGCCGTGCAAGACGCCTGGGATCGGGTAGAGTCTACCTTCACCGATGATGCCAACGATAACCGACGCGTTGATACTGACCGTCGATCAGTCTCCGATCGCACTATCTCGGGCGATCGCACCATCGACAGCCCCCGCCGGAGTGATGCAAGCACCCGCGACCGGCTATAG